The following is a genomic window from Flavobacteriales bacterium.
CGGCGACCAGAACATCTGGTGGGTGTTCAACGACAAGGGCAACGCGCACACCGAATCCGGTGGTCTGCCCATCGGCATGGAGATCCGCGCGCAGGCCTTCGCCTTCGCCACGAACGACGCGGTGAACAACATGACCTTCTACAACTACGTGCTCATCAACCAGGGCACGCAGACCCTTCTGAACACGTACATGGGCCAGTGGGCGGACGTGGACCTGGGCTGCGCCGATGATGACTATGTGGGATGCGACGTCCAACGCGGTCTGGGCTATGCGTACAACGGCGACAACAACGACGAGAACTGCAACGGTCATCCGGGCTACGGCGTGCAGCCGCCGGCCATGGGCATCGATTTCTTCGAAGGACCCTTCCAGGACTATGATGGTCTGGACAACCCGGGCCCTGCCACCAACGCGGAGATCTACAACTGCCAGAACGCCCGCGATTCGTTGGGCATCCCGTACAAAGGGATCGGCATCGGGTATGGCGACGGCAAAGAGGACAATGAGCGCTACGGCATGCGTGCCTACCTGTACCACAATAATGATGGAACTGTGCGTGGTGATCCTTCCATCGCCATTCACTATTACAACTACCTCAGGGCGATCTGGAAGGACAACTCACCGAACCTGTACGGTGGCACCGGACATCAGGCTGATCCTGATGCCGATCCGAACACCCCGGCGCGGTACATGTTCCCGGGCGACAGTGACCCGACCGGCTGGGGCACGGATTGCGTACCGCAGGCCCCCTGGACCGAGGAAAGTTCGGGCAACCAGCCCTTCGACCGCCGCTTCATCCAGAGCGCGGGTCCCTTCACCCTGGAGCCGGGCGCGTACAACAACGTGACGGTGGGCGTGGTGTGGGCCCGGGCCACCGGCGGGGGGCCGTTCGAGAGCGTGCAGGAAGTGCGCCGCGCGGACGACAAGGCCCAGGCCCTGTTCGACAACTGCTTCCGGATCCTCAATGGTCCGGACGCCCCCGAGTTGGGCATCGTGGAACTGGACCGCCAGTTGATCCTGACGATCGAGAACCTGGAACTGGGCAACAACTTCAACGAGAGCTACAACGAGCTCGATCCCACCATCCCCGAGGACGCCCTGGACCGCGAGTACCATTTCCAAGGGTATCAGGTCTACCAGCTGCGCGACGGGGAGGTGAGCGTGGCCGACCTTGGCGATGTGAACCTGGCCCGCCTGGTCTTCCAGTGCGATGTGGAGGACGGCGTGAAGAACATCGTCAACTACATCGAGAACCCGACCATCGCGCTGCCCGTGCCCACGCTGATGGTGACCGGTGCGGACGAAGGGATCGCCCACTCCTTTTCGATCACGGAGGACAAGTTTGCCCAGGGCGACCCGAAGCTGATCAACTTCAAGACGTACTATTTCATGGCGATCGCCTACGGGTACAACAACTACCAGGACTTCAATCCCGACCCGCAGCTGCTCACCGGTCAGGCGCTTCCCTATCTCGCCGGCCGCAAATCGGCCGCCGGGGCCATCAAGGCCTTCTCGGGCATTCCGCACAAGAACACCCCGGAGAACGGCGGCACGGTGCTGAACGCCGGTTACGGCGACCAGTTCACGCTCACCCGCCTGGAGGGCGTGGGCAACAACGACCAGCCGGTGATGCTGAGCAATAGCACCATCGACCTGATCATGAACGGACAGCCCTGGCGGCAGGACCAGCTCACCTACGCCCAGGACATGGGTCCGGTGAACATCAAGGTCATCGATCCGCTGGCGGTGAAGCCCGGCAACTTCGAACTGTGGTTCACCGACTCGATCACGGACGGCGATCTGGACGACGCGAGCTGGATGCTGGTGTACGTGGACGAGCAGGACACCATCCTGAGCGACCGCACCATCGAGGCCCGCAACGAGCAGCTGATCCCGGAGTACGGCCTGTCCGTCACGGTCCAGCAAGGCTTCTTCAGCGGTCAGGGCTCCCTGTTCACGGACTTCCTGGAGGCGGAGATCACCTACGCCGATCCGTCCATCCCCTGGTTGAGCGGCATCCCCGATGGGGAGGGTGAGGACGCGCTGAACTGGATCCGCGCCGGCCTGGCCGAGGGTGACGAGGTGCTTTATCCGGACCGGGTGAGCAAAGGCGATGTGGACGAACAGTACGAGGGTGTGGTGGTGCAGGTGTTCGATGGGTTCTCCGGCGGTACCTGGGCCCCCTTCGCATTGGTGGGTGATACGGCCTTCCAGCCCGGTGGGCCGAACGTGGCCGCTTCCTTGAGCTTCGCCCAGATCCGGCAGTTGGGCAACACCTTGGTGGTGCTGACCGCGGACCGGAACAAGTGGACGCGGTGCGGGGTGATCGAGATGGAGGACAACCCGGGTCTGGCGGTCGGCAATGTGCAGAAGCACGCCCTGCGAGCCAGCGCAAGCGTGGACAAGTACGGTCGGCGGAGCGGCACAGCAGGCTGCAATGAGGATGAGGCCACCTTGTTCGGTGCCCAGCCCAACGGCATGGGCTGGTTCCCGGGCTATGCCATCGACCTGTTGAGCGGCGAGCGCCTGAACATGGCGTTCGGTGAGGCCAGTTTCTGGGGTGGTGGTTACGGCAAGGACATGATCTGGAACCCGAGCGATACGCTGATCACCGCCTTGGGGTCACCGGTCTTCGGAGGACAGCACTGGATCTTCGTGTTCCGCAACGCGCAGCGCGAAGAGGCCAACCCGGAGCTTCATGCCGCAGTACGACCAGGGGCAGTTCATCTACGACAAGCTGACCTCGGGCACCGTGGCCGACCGCAACCGGGTGTACCGCGCCTGTTCCTGGGTGGGCTCCGCGCTTCGCAACCACGGCTTCCAGTTCCGCTCCATGGACGATGGCCTCATCCCTACGGAGACACGGATCCGTCTGAACGTGGTGAAGCCATACGAGACCTACCGCGAGCCGTTCGCCGGCTACACCCCCACGATCGCTCCGCAGCTCAACGACGGCCTGCCGCTGTACCGCTTCAACACGGGCGAGCGCGCACCGGTGGTGCAGGACGCCGAGGCGGCACAGACCGCCTGCGACATGATCGATGTGGTGCCCAATCCGTACTACGGCTTCAGCAGCTACGAGACGAGCCGCCTGGACAACCGGGTGAAGTTCATCAACCTGCCCCAGCGCTGCGACATCTCCATCTACAACGTGAGCGGCACCCTGGTGCGCCGGTTCAAGAAGGACAACGCGTTGACCTTCCTGGACTGGGACCTGCGCAACCAGGTGAACGTGCCGGTGGCCAGCGGGGTGTACATCTGCCACATCGAGGTGCCCGGCGTGTGTGAGCGCGTGGTGAAGTGGTTCGGCGTGATGCGCCCGACGGATCTGCAGAACTTCTGATCGGTGGAGGTCAACGAAGCGACGAGAACGACATGAAGACGATGATGCAACGAACTACCTCCGCATCCCTCCAGGCTCTGGGGTCCGCGGTGCTGCTCACCCTGTTGGCCCTGCCGGCGCATGCGGGCAATCCGGACCGGGCCGGTTCGGCCGGGGCCGCACAGCTGCTGATCAACCCTTGGGCGCGCAGCGCCGGATGGGGCCTGGCCAATACCGCGGCCCTCCGCGGGGTGGAGAGCATGTTCGGCAACGTGGCGGGCCTGGCCCACACGCGCAAGACAGAAGTGGCCTTCTCCACGAGCCGCTGGCTCGAAGGGTCCGGCGTCACGGTGAACAGCTTCGGCCTGGGGCAGCGCGTGGGCAGCACCGGTGCCTTGGGCATCAGCGTGATGTCCATGGGCTTCGGTGACCTGCCGGTGAACACGACGGACCAGCCCGAAGGCGGACTGGGCACTTTCCGTGTGAGCTACGCCAACATCAGCGTGGCCTACGCGAAGGGCTTCTCCAACAGCATCTATGGCGGCCTGCTGGTGCGGGTGGTTTCCGAGTCCATCGCCGATGCGCGTGCCTCCGGGGTCTGTTTCGATGCCGGAATCAACTACGTCACCGGGGAGCGCGATCAGGTGCGTTTCGCCATCGCCCTGAAGAACGTGGGTCCCACGATGCGCTTCGACGGCGACGGCATGGCCGTGCAGGGGCTCTTGGTGAGCGGAAGCGATCAGCTCACCCTGGCCAACCGGTCGCAGAAGTTCGAGCTGCCCTCCATGTTGTCCATCGGGGGCTCGTACGACTTCAAGCTCGGTGAGATGCACCGCCTGACCCCGGCGTTGAGCTTCTTCTCCAACTCGTTCACCCGCGATCAGTTCGTGCTTGGCCTGGAGTATGCGTTCCGCCGCATCTTCCACCTGCGCGGCGGATACCTGTGGGAGGAGAACATCACCAGCGATGAGGAGCGCGCCACCGTGTTCACCGGGCCTTCGGGGGGCCTCAGTGTGGACCTGCCCTTCGGCAAGGAGAAGCAGAGCGCCATCGCCGTGGACTACGCGTACCGGGCGACCAACCCCTTCAGTGGCGTCCACCAGATCGGCATCCGCGTGAGCCTCTGATCCGGATCGTTTATCTTTGAAGGAAGGGGACCTCTCGGGGTCCTCTTCCATTCTGCAATACCCCATCGACCATGTCAGGTCCGGCCTATTACACCGAGGAGGGCTTCCGCAAGCTCCAGGAAGAGCTGCATCACATGCGCAGCGTGGAGCGCCCCCACATCAGCCAGCAGATCGCCGACGCCCGCGATAAGGGCGACCTCAGCGAGAACGCGGAGTACCACGCCGCCAAGGAGGAGCAGGGCTTGCTGGAAGCGCGCATCGCCAAGCTGGAGGAAGTGCTGGCCAATGCCCGCATCATCGACGCCTCCCAGCTCGACGCGTCAAGGGTGTACATCCACTGCAAAGTGTTGGTCCGCCATGTGGACAATGACTCGCGCCGCGAGTTCATCCTGGTGGCCGAGAGCGAGGCCGACATCAAGCTGGGCAAGATCAGCGTGAGCTCACCCATCGGCAAGGGCCTGTTGGGCAAGAGCAAGGGCGAGGTGGCCGAGATCGTCACCCCGGCCGGCAGCACCCGCTTCGAGATCGTGGAGATCAGCCGTTGAACCCCGGTCGTTCAAACCGTTCCATCTACCCGATGGCCAGCCTCTTCACCCGCATCATCCAAGGCGAGATCCCCTGCCACAGGGTGGGCGAGGACGCGCGGTTCCTCGCCTTCCTGGACATCAACCCTCAGCGCGAGGGCCACACCCTGGTGGTGCCGAAGCTGGAGGTGGACCGCTTCCTTGAGCTTCCGGAGGACCTGCTGTCGGGCATTCTGCCCTTCGCCAGGGAGGTGGGCGCGCGCATCCAGCGGGTGGTGCCCTGCGACCGGATCGGGCTGTGCGTGATCGGCCTGGAGGTGCCGCACGCCCACCTTCACCTGGTGCCTCTGGACCGCATGGCGGACATGGACTTCACGCGGCCCAAGCTGCGACCCACCGCCGAGGAACTGGCGGCGCTGGCCAAGCGGATCCGCGAGGCCTGACCCTCACCCCTTCACCCGCCCCGGGTTGTTACGCACGAACTGCGACCAGCCGGCCCCGCCGCCACCGCGACCTCCACGCGCAGGCACCGGTGCGGCGTGCCCCTGGCTGAACTGATGGCACACCGCCACGGCCAGCGCATCCGTGGCGTCCGTGCTGGCCGGTAGTGCGGACACACCCAGGATGCTGAGCAGCATGGCGGCCACCTGTTCCTTGGTGGCGCCGCCGTGCCCGGTGATGCTCTGCTTGATGCGCGTGGGGGCATACTCCCGCACGGCCACCTCGCGCTGGATCGCGGCTGCGATGGCCACACCCTGGGCGCGGCCGAGCTTCAGCATGCTCTGCACGTTCTTGCCGAAGAACTGGGCTTCGATCGCCAGGTCGTCCGGTAGGTGCCGCTCGATCAGTTCGGTGGTGTGGCGGTGGATGGCCTGCAGCTTCAGGGTGTGATCATCCCCGGCGGCGAACCGGATGCTGCCCGCCTCCACGAGCGTGATCCGCGGGCCTTCGGCCCGGATGACCCCGAAGCCCATGACGGTCGTCCCGGGGTCAATACCAAGAATGATGCGCTCGGCCCGGGCCACCCCGCTATTTTTGGCCGTCTTCAGGCCATGGAGTTCACGATCGTTCGGCATCCGGTGTGGAGGGCATGGGCCCGGTGGGCGGTCTTCGTGGCCACCCTGGGCTGGCTGGCCCATGCCGCGTCCAGCGCCCAAGGTACGCCCTGGGCCGTGGCCGCTGTCAGCCCCTGGGCCTGGCTGATCATGCCTGTCGTGGCCGTGCTGGCCGTGGTCAACTGGTGGCTCGAGTCGGTCAAGTGGCGCCGGCTGATGCGCCCGTTGGTCCGCCTCTCCGGGACCGAGGCGTTCCGTGCCACCCTCAGCGGTACCACCCTGGGCCTGGTGACGCCCAACCGCACCGGAGAGTTCCTGGGCCGCATCGCTCATTTACCAGCCCCCATTCGCACCCACGCCGCGCTCGCCTCCCTGCCCGGCAGCATCGCCCAGTTCACCGTCACCCTGGTGGCCGGAGCACTGGGGCTCATGGTGCTCTGGGGTCCTGCTATCACCGACCTGCCCGTGCATCCGGCCTCGCTGCTGGTGCTGGCGGCCGTCATCGCCGTGCCGTCCATGCTGCTCATGCGGCCGGGGCGCTTGGCCGCGCTCCTGCTGCGTCTGCCCCTTCCGCGTACCTGGCGGAATGGTGCCGGCGCCCTTGGCGAAGGGCAGGGTCGACCCGCTCCGGCCATCCTTGCGCTTAGCGCCGCACGCTACCTCGTCTTTTCCCTGCAGTTCGTGCTCTTGCTTCTGCTGTTCGCCCCCGAGGTGGCCTGGCCCTATGCCTGCGGGGCGGTGCCGGTCATCTTCCTCATCACCACCCTGGTGCCCACCGCAGTGCTCACCGAGCTTGGTGTGCGCGGTTCGGTGGCGGTGGCCGTGCTGGCCCCACTGCAGGTGGAGGCCCTGCCCGTGTTGTCGGCCACCTTCACCCTTTGGCTGGCGAACCTCGCTTTGCCGGCCATCGCGGGCGGGGTGGTGCTGTTGGCGGCCCGGCGGGGCGACCAGGCATGAACGGCTGGCTGCTCTGGTTGCTGGGCTTGCTGGGCCTGGCCTTGTTCTTCGCAGCGCTGATCCGCCAATGGACACAGGTGTTCCGCATGGCGCTGCGCCCGGTCGTCGGCTCCATGGACCCCGTGCGCGTGAGCGTGCTGGTGCCTGCTCGGAACGAGGCCGGACGCATCACCCTCGTGCTCCAGGACCTCGCCGCACAGATGCCCGCACCGCCGGATGAGGTGATCGTGGTGGATGACGCTTCAGAGGACGGCACGCTGGCACAGGCCCGGTCGATGGCCGCTCGATGGCCCGTGTTGCGCGTGTTGGCCCTGCAGGGCGCCCAAGGCAAGAAGGCGGCGCTGGAAGCGGGTATGGCCGAGGCGGGGCATCCGGTCGTGTTGTTCACCGACGCGGACGTCCGCTTCGGACCGGGGCGGGTCGCCGCCTTCGAACGGGCCTGGGCGTCCACGTCCCCCGACCTGCTTCTGGGCCCGGTCTTCTTG
Proteins encoded in this region:
- a CDS encoding HIT family protein yields the protein MASLFTRIIQGEIPCHRVGEDARFLAFLDINPQREGHTLVVPKLEVDRFLELPEDLLSGILPFAREVGARIQRVVPCDRIGLCVIGLEVPHAHLHLVPLDRMADMDFTRPKLRPTAEELAALAKRIREA
- the greA gene encoding transcription elongation factor GreA; the encoded protein is MSGPAYYTEEGFRKLQEELHHMRSVERPHISQQIADARDKGDLSENAEYHAAKEEQGLLEARIAKLEEVLANARIIDASQLDASRVYIHCKVLVRHVDNDSRREFILVAESEADIKLGKISVSSPIGKGLLGKSKGEVAEIVTPAGSTRFEIVEISR
- a CDS encoding PorV/PorQ family protein, with amino-acid sequence MMQRTTSASLQALGSAVLLTLLALPAHAGNPDRAGSAGAAQLLINPWARSAGWGLANTAALRGVESMFGNVAGLAHTRKTEVAFSTSRWLEGSGVTVNSFGLGQRVGSTGALGISVMSMGFGDLPVNTTDQPEGGLGTFRVSYANISVAYAKGFSNSIYGGLLVRVVSESIADARASGVCFDAGINYVTGERDQVRFAIALKNVGPTMRFDGDGMAVQGLLVSGSDQLTLANRSQKFELPSMLSIGGSYDFKLGEMHRLTPALSFFSNSFTRDQFVLGLEYAFRRIFHLRGGYLWEENITSDEERATVFTGPSGGLSVDLPFGKEKQSAIAVDYAYRATNPFSGVHQIGIRVSL
- a CDS encoding T9SS C-terminal target domain-containing protein encodes the protein MNRTDRMTPTRILALASLFLFGTLAAPARESQDRGPQGRANGQAVQAKAAGCSPSTARDELDLNNVRALIETGGNMWQRRDGAGGPAYEVPKTEDRSGPDALFAGSLWLGGVSPDNQLKLAAVRFRQVGNDYWPGPLTNTGDASITPEVCTQFDKTWKTLRQDAELHRAYHRCRLDPACDENVEYPNYVMPTIYEEWPAHGNIDLNQDYNLAPYADEDGSDDYNPEEGDYPGYDLDGEIDCTARKREDAIPLFGDQNIWWVFNDKGNAHTESGGLPIGMEIRAQAFAFATNDAVNNMTFYNYVLINQGTQTLLNTYMGQWADVDLGCADDDYVGCDVQRGLGYAYNGDNNDENCNGHPGYGVQPPAMGIDFFEGPFQDYDGLDNPGPATNAEIYNCQNARDSLGIPYKGIGIGYGDGKEDNERYGMRAYLYHNNDGTVRGDPSIAIHYYNYLRAIWKDNSPNLYGGTGHQADPDADPNTPARYMFPGDSDPTGWGTDCVPQAPWTEESSGNQPFDRRFIQSAGPFTLEPGAYNNVTVGVVWARATGGGPFESVQEVRRADDKAQALFDNCFRILNGPDAPELGIVELDRQLILTIENLELGNNFNESYNELDPTIPEDALDREYHFQGYQVYQLRDGEVSVADLGDVNLARLVFQCDVEDGVKNIVNYIENPTIALPVPTLMVTGADEGIAHSFSITEDKFAQGDPKLINFKTYYFMAIAYGYNNYQDFNPDPQLLTGQALPYLAGRKSAAGAIKAFSGIPHKNTPENGGTVLNAGYGDQFTLTRLEGVGNNDQPVMLSNSTIDLIMNGQPWRQDQLTYAQDMGPVNIKVIDPLAVKPGNFELWFTDSITDGDLDDASWMLVYVDEQDTILSDRTIEARNEQLIPEYGLSVTVQQGFFSGQGSLFTDFLEAEITYADPSIPWLSGIPDGEGEDALNWIRAGLAEGDEVLYPDRVSKGDVDEQYEGVVVQVFDGFSGGTWAPFALVGDTAFQPGGPNVAASLSFAQIRQLGNTLVVLTADRNKWTRCGVIEMEDNPGLAVGNVQKHALRASASVDKYGRRSGTAGCNEDEATLFGAQPNGMGWFPGYAIDLLSGERLNMAFGEASFWGGGYGKDMIWNPSDTLITALGSPVFGGQHWIFVFRNAQREEANPELHAAVRPGAVHLRQADLGHRGRPQPGVPRLFLGGLRASQPRLPVPLHGRWPHPYGDTDPSERGEAIRDLPRAVRRLHPHDRSAAQRRPAAVPLQHGRARTGGAGRRGGTDRLRHDRCGAQSVLRLQQLRDEPPGQPGEVHQPAPALRHLHLQRERHPGAPVQEGQRVDLPGLGPAQPGERAGGQRGVHLPHRGARRV
- the ruvC gene encoding crossover junction endodeoxyribonuclease RuvC produces the protein MPNDRELHGLKTAKNSGVARAERIILGIDPGTTVMGFGVIRAEGPRITLVEAGSIRFAAGDDHTLKLQAIHRHTTELIERHLPDDLAIEAQFFGKNVQSMLKLGRAQGVAIAAAIQREVAVREYAPTRIKQSITGHGGATKEQVAAMLLSILGVSALPASTDATDALAVAVCHQFSQGHAAPVPARGGRGGGGAGWSQFVRNNPGRVKG